The nucleotide sequence GGATCAAAATTGAAAGCCATATAACACCATATCTATTTTTTTCAAAAAAATACCGGGGACGGCACAAGTGGCCGCCCCCGAGACAATCATCAAGGAATGTGGAAAATCTAGCGAGGCTCGGTGCCAAACCACTTTACATAAAGCTCGCGGTAGGTGCCGTTCTCACGCAGGGTTTTCAGAGCGGCGTTGACCTTAGGAGCCAGTTCGCTGCCCTTGGGGAAGCCGATGCCATATGCCTGACCGTGGTACAGGGGGCCAACGACCTTCACCTGACCCTTGCCAGCCTTACGCATGAAGTCGGTAATAACCGGATAATCAAAGACCACTGCGTCAGCGCCGCGGCTCATGAGTTCCATGAACATTGCGTCGTTGTTCGGGAACAGGCTGACGTGCTTTGCGCCAGCGCGCTCGTTCACGAGGTCTGCACTTGTGGTACCGAGCTTGGTTGAAACAACCTTGCCCTTGAGGTCTTCGATTTTGCTCA is from Desulfobaculum bizertense DSM 18034 and encodes:
- the glnH gene encoding glutamine ABC transporter substrate-binding protein GlnH, which codes for MKRIMTLFVAVAMLVAMSTVAFAADKIVVGTDTNFPPFEYKDPQTGEHTGFDVELWDAIAKEIGIEYELQPMDFNGIVPGLQTGQLDVGIAGMSIKPERAKVIDFSDGYYNSGLAILVLKDNNSVSKIEDLKGKVVSTKLGTTSADLVNERAGAKHVSLFPNNDAMFMELMSRGADAVVFDYPVITDFMRKAGKGQVKVVGPLYHGQAYGIGFPKGSELAPKVNAALKTLRENGTYRELYVKWFGTEPR